A window of Pseudodesulfovibrio hydrargyri contains these coding sequences:
- the fliJ gene encoding flagellar export protein FliJ — protein MPKPFHFKLDKVLDYREQLEEQAKGALARAQAARDAQAEKLAGLEARLADHLAHEAESRTSANDMWLWRQYKDALSQDISVARVELNGLELKLQRSRTEAVERSKDKKLLEKLKQTQAKRHHDQENAREEKENDEMSTIRFEPHDH, from the coding sequence ATGCCCAAACCGTTTCATTTCAAGCTCGACAAGGTGCTCGATTACCGCGAGCAGCTGGAGGAGCAGGCCAAGGGCGCCCTGGCCCGGGCCCAGGCCGCCCGCGACGCCCAGGCCGAGAAGCTGGCCGGGCTCGAGGCCCGGCTGGCCGATCATCTGGCCCATGAGGCCGAGTCGCGTACGTCGGCCAACGACATGTGGCTGTGGCGGCAATACAAGGACGCCCTGTCCCAGGACATCTCCGTCGCCAGGGTGGAGCTGAACGGGTTGGAACTCAAATTGCAAAGATCCCGCACGGAAGCCGTGGAACGATCCAAGGACAAGAAGCTCCTGGAGAAGCTCAAGCAAACGCAAGCCAAGAGGCACCATGACCAAGAAAACGCCCGCGAAGAAAAGGAAAACGACGAAATGTCAACGATCCGGTTCGAGCCTCACGATCACTAA